The following proteins are encoded in a genomic region of Candidatus Leptovillus gracilis:
- a CDS encoding DUF2791 family P-loop domain-containing protein: MIGKHVTHPQFGAGQVTAVYRNGAEWLVRFENGLRFRRPSREFMADGLPVGDGQAIAEPSPTFALAYHSPDPMPQSQLQARQLVESLRVGIAPAQHVGELTINLRPERESLVRALNQAHQQGGAVRAVVGEYGYGKSHMVELATQEALSRNFLVTTISLDLQELPPHRAFDIYREAMRHLRYPDTDERGLGPLLGKTAVLPHTLSQLSALTPIENDPLSFALQALAATASSRQRQAWLNWLMGGRRVSQMNKAMPRGVKFPSIYTVGANARQIAYLLTGVSALARLGNYSGLCVLVDEAESYSLLKPYQRPKASLFFQAIIYAALRQNQAKLHEDQFPQHRWRDYPLAYDQGQSLFFLFTVTRSDNRLPLQDWLTADDIFYLEPDADPQEVGQFLQRILTYHAQAYGYEPGERQGQVRRGAAEHLAMGVRNGRFSMRTVVRLSVELFDLLYLYPDYDVATLLDELRAQVR, translated from the coding sequence ATGATCGGAAAACATGTCACACATCCGCAGTTTGGCGCGGGACAGGTAACGGCCGTTTATCGCAACGGCGCTGAATGGTTGGTGCGCTTTGAAAACGGGCTGCGCTTCCGCCGCCCCAGCCGCGAATTTATGGCCGATGGTCTTCCCGTCGGTGATGGACAGGCCATCGCTGAACCGTCGCCGACGTTTGCCCTGGCCTACCACTCCCCAGACCCCATGCCCCAATCCCAACTACAAGCCCGCCAACTCGTCGAATCGCTGCGCGTGGGCATCGCCCCGGCGCAGCACGTAGGCGAGCTAACCATCAACCTGCGGCCAGAGCGGGAAAGTCTGGTTCGCGCTCTGAATCAGGCGCACCAGCAAGGCGGCGCAGTTCGCGCTGTGGTGGGGGAGTATGGTTATGGTAAAAGCCACATGGTGGAATTGGCAACGCAGGAAGCATTGTCCCGTAATTTTTTAGTGACGACGATCAGCCTGGATTTGCAAGAACTGCCACCACACCGCGCTTTTGACATTTACCGCGAAGCCATGCGTCACTTGCGCTACCCGGACACTGACGAACGGGGGTTGGGACCACTGCTGGGCAAAACGGCCGTTCTCCCCCACACCCTGAGCCAACTGTCAGCCCTTACCCCGATAGAAAACGACCCCCTCAGCTTCGCCCTACAAGCCCTCGCCGCCACTGCCTCCTCGCGTCAGCGGCAGGCGTGGTTGAACTGGCTCATGGGCGGTCGGCGCGTCAGTCAGATGAACAAGGCCATGCCACGCGGCGTCAAATTCCCCTCCATCTACACCGTCGGCGCTAACGCCCGGCAAATTGCCTACCTGCTCACTGGCGTTTCGGCGCTGGCCCGGTTGGGCAATTACAGCGGCCTCTGCGTGTTGGTAGACGAGGCCGAAAGTTATTCGCTGCTCAAACCGTACCAGCGCCCCAAAGCCAGCCTCTTCTTCCAGGCGATCATCTACGCCGCGCTGCGCCAAAACCAGGCCAAACTCCACGAAGATCAGTTCCCCCAACATCGCTGGCGCGACTATCCCCTGGCTTACGACCAGGGGCAGTCGCTTTTTTTTCTCTTCACCGTCACCCGCAGCGATAACCGCCTGCCGCTGCAAGATTGGCTGACGGCCGATGACATCTTCTACCTGGAACCGGACGCCGACCCGCAAGAAGTGGGCCAATTTTTGCAGCGTATTCTGACTTACCACGCCCAGGCGTATGGCTACGAACCGGGCGAGCGGCAGGGACAGGTACGACGGGGCGCGGCGGAACATTTAGCGATGGGGGTGAGGAACGGCCGTTTCTCCATGCGTACCGTCGTCAGACTTTCCGTCGAACTGTTCGACCTGCTCTACCTCTACCCCGACTACGACGTCGCCACCCTGCTAGACGAACTCCGCGCCCAGGTGCGCTGA